The Phycisphaeraceae bacterium genome has a window encoding:
- a CDS encoding thermonuclease family protein, which yields MSFRRRGLVPALILVIALLVLLDQRGHLLAPAQDDPARYEGRSARVTRVIDGDTLEVDLPDRRTSRPRTRVRLIGVDCPEMNAGAGLPEPWAAEATAFSRRLVEGAYVTLLIDPARPRDPYDRLLAHVELPDGALLNRELLAAGLARAEDRWPHARLRQYEQAELIARRAKIGVWSAPAR from the coding sequence TTGTCGTTTCGACGGCGCGGCCTTGTCCCCGCCCTGATCCTGGTGATCGCGCTGCTGGTTCTGCTCGACCAGCGGGGGCATCTGCTGGCGCCGGCGCAGGACGATCCGGCTCGATACGAGGGGCGATCGGCCCGCGTCACGCGCGTCATCGACGGCGACACGCTGGAAGTCGATCTGCCGGATCGTCGCACCAGCCGCCCGCGCACGCGGGTGCGGCTGATCGGCGTCGATTGCCCGGAGATGAACGCCGGGGCCGGCCTGCCCGAGCCGTGGGCCGCCGAGGCCACGGCGTTCTCGCGCCGACTCGTCGAAGGGGCGTACGTCACGCTGCTCATCGACCCGGCGAGGCCGCGCGACCCCTACGACAGACTGCTCGCCCACGTGGAGCTGCCCGACGGCGCACTGCTCAACCGTGAACTGCTCGCCGCGGGGCTGGCCAGGGCGGAGGACCGCTGGCCCCACGCGCGACTGCGCCAGTACGAGCAGGCCGAGTTGATCGCCCGCCGCGCGAAGATCGGCGTGTGGAGCGCGCCGGCGCGATAA
- a CDS encoding PAAR domain-containing protein: MPPAARVGDMHACPVSDGPKPHVGGPINPPGCATVMIGYMPAARAGDMATCTGPPDSIAAGSATVMIGNMPAARVGDSTAHGGVISPPGCPTVMIG, translated from the coding sequence ATGCCCCCTGCCGCACGAGTTGGTGACATGCACGCCTGTCCGGTGTCCGACGGCCCCAAGCCGCACGTGGGCGGACCGATCAATCCGCCCGGCTGCGCGACGGTGATGATCGGCTACATGCCCGCCGCCCGCGCCGGCGACATGGCGACCTGCACCGGGCCGCCCGACAGCATCGCCGCCGGCTCCGCCACGGTGATGATCGGCAACATGCCCGCCGCCCGCGTGGGTGACAGCACGGCGCACGGGGGCGTGATCTCACCTCCCGGATGCCCGACGGTGATGATCGGGTAA